atttcccacattcaagaCACAAAAACTGCTTCACTTTAGAGTGACTTTTGAGATGGCCAACAAGATCTGATTTAATGGTAAAAAATGTCCCACATTTTGagcatgaaaacggcttctccgTAGCATGAGTTTTCTGATGAGTAACGAGGATTGATctctggttaaaacatttcccacattctttaCACAAAAATggcctctcccctgtgtgaattcttagatGTATAACAAGATTCGCTTTTctgctaaaacatttcccacattctgagcatggatAGGACATCTCCCCTATGTGAACagtctgatgtttaacaagagttgatttctgtttaaaacactttccacattcggagcatgaatacggcttctctcctgtgtgaatcctATCATGTATAACGAGACTTGATTTATGCatataacatttcccacattttgaacatgaatatggcttctccgtAGCATGAGTTTTCTGATGAGTAACGAGGCTTGTTctctggttaaaacatttcccacaatctATACACAAAAATggcctctcccctgtgtgaattctctcgtgTATAACAAGACTCGCTTTCcttctaaaacatttcccacattctgagcatgaatatgacttctcccctgtgtgaacatTCTGATGATTAAGAAGAGTGGATTTCTGTTTAAAACACCTTCCACATTCGGAACATGAATAAGGCTTCTCCTCGGTGTGAAtattctgatgtttaacaaggatAGATCTCTggttaaaacacttcccacattctgaacaagaataAGGCCTCTCCccagtgtgaattttctgatgtctaacaagacttgatttctggCCAAAGCATTTCCCACAATGTGTACACGAATAAGGCTTCTCCCCTTTGTGAGTGCTGCGATGTTTGATAAGAGCTAATATCTccttaaaacactttccacattgaGAGCATGAATAGGACTTCTCCTCTGAATGAATATTTAGATGTCCCACAAGACTTGATTTTTGTTGAAAACATTGCCCACATGTTGGACATGAAAAGGACTTCTCCCTGTGAGTTGTCAGATGGTCAACAAGATTTGACTTatgtgtaaaacattttccacattctgagcacaaatacggcttctcccctgtgtgaatcttctgatgtttaacaaggatTGATCTCTGACTGAAACAttgtccacattctgaacatgaatacggcttctctcctgtgtgacaccTCTGATGCTTTGTTAGACTCGATTTAAGCCTAAAACAACTTCCACAGACTAAACATGAATATTGCTTCACTCCTGTGTGAATCCTCTGATGTCTCTCAAGATAACTTTTAAGCTTAAAACCCTGCCCACATTCCAGGCAGgagaatggcttctctcctgtgtgaattctttgatgtccAACAAGAGTGAGTTTCCTAGTAAAGGATTTCCCACAGTCTGAACATGAATATCGCCTTTTAGCTGTGTGAATTTTTCTGCGCATTGAAagattaaatttattttttaaatctttcccATATTCGGAACATGTAAAAAGTGTACCCCGTTTATGTGCAGTTCTGTTTTTCACGATCTGTGAATGATTAACGTCAACTTCATAACAAGGTGAATAGTCCtcacctaaaaaaaaagaaaaaaaatattatagtctaTCATTTCTACGAGGAAAATGGACAAATGCAAAGGTTAAACTTGAAGAATTAATCAGTCACCAGGAAATCAGGCAGCTTTCCCTGTGGAATACCGAGACAGGCGTCAGTCACTGCTAGTTGTACAccgaggaggtgttatcagggaTTGAACGAGCAGTTACACTGTGCCGCGAATACGAGCGAGACCATGAGCAGGGAATATTAAGCAGATCCTACTTAGCTGATTATGGGGTGCTGGAAAGACCTGTCTTAAGGAGTTGTCATCAatagtgcacaacccctttaagtttaaaaaaaatatataaaaataaatacatacagaaatctgctcagctcctcctgctctataacacactgcctgtagattacatggtgacaggttctctgtatatataatctgctcagctcctcctgctctataacacactgcctgtaGATTAcatagtgacaggttctctgtatatataatctgctcagctcctcctgctctataacacactgc
This sequence is a window from Bufo gargarizans isolate SCDJY-AF-19 chromosome 5, ASM1485885v1, whole genome shotgun sequence. Protein-coding genes within it:
- the LOC122938884 gene encoding zinc finger protein 260-like encodes the protein MMELLTGEVPVRCQDVAVYFSLEEWKYIEGSKDLYKEAMMENDLPGMDEDRSHMAARILDLTLETIGLITGEHCIVVKKVPGDCVALHVSGGWSGSQGPITEPHPLIHEQKILELTHKMMELLTGEVPVRCQDVAVYFSMEEWEYIEGHKDLYSKAMMEDHQPFLSLDGSSQRNPPERCPHPLYSQDCLEEKQSLDDQTKSGGTMSRLGKPKIVSANGEDYSPCYEVDVNHSQIVKNRTAHKRGTLFTCSEYGKDLKNKFNLSMRRKIHTAKRRYSCSDCGKSFTRKLTLVGHQRIHTGEKPFSCLECGQGFKLKSYLERHQRIHTGVKQYSCLVCGSCFRLKSSLTKHQRCHTGEKPYSCSECGQCFSQRSILVKHQKIHTGEKPYLCSECGKCFTHKSNLVDHLTTHREKSFSCPTCGQCFQQKSSLVGHLNIHSEEKSYSCSQCGKCFKEILALIKHRSTHKGEKPYSCTHCGKCFGQKSSLVRHQKIHTGERPYSCSECGKCFNQRSILVKHQNIHTEEKPYSCSECGRCFKQKSTLLNHQNVHTGEKSYSCSECGKCFRRKASLVIHERIHTGERPFLCIDCGKCFNQRTSLVTHQKTHATEKPYSCSKCGKCYMHKSSLVIHDRIHTGEKPYSCSECGKCFKQKSTLVKHQTVHIGEMSYPCSECGKCFSRKANLVIHLRIHTGERPFLCKECGKCFNQRSILVTHQKTHATEKPFSCSKCGTFFTIKSDLVGHLKSHSKVKQFLCLECGKCFHQKSSLVEHLNVHLEKPYSCLECGKCFIYESSLVIHQRIHTKGEKTL